The DNA window GGTATAGACGGTTACTATCTGGTCAAGCGATGCCCGGCTGACATCAACTCCGGCTTCTTTCAGCTGCCCCTCCAGCTGCTCGAGATTAAATTTGGTAGTAGCTTTTGGCAACTCGACTTCTCTTATGAATGCTCCGAGGCCTTCATGGCTATCGGCCAGTTTAGCCAGGGCGCGACCGACTCGGGCTTTGTCCGCCAGGCCGATAAGGAATGACACATTCTTGACCATGGAATGATAAGGATTTATAATCTGACGACCGCTGCCTCGAATTTTCTTGACGGGCGAGGGCAAATTGGCCCAGCGAGTCGAGGTCGAAAGCGATGCCAGGTCGGCCCTGGAATCCATGACGCGATAGAAGGGGAAATATTCATTATTGAGCGCCTTCATGGCATCGACGGCCTGCCTTTCGATGGCGCCCGATTCTACCACATAATCCCAGACGCGGTCATTAAAAGCCTGATAATCTTCGAATGCCTTCCGGAATAGCCGAGACTCATATTTGTCTCGGATGAAAGTGGCGTCAGCCAGGTCTATTCCCGGGTTGATTCCCCTCTTATGAAGCTCGAGAGCGCGCCGTGCCGTCCCGTAGAGGGCAAACTGTTTCTTTTGATTCGATATCGGAGCCAATGCTTCTCGCAGTGAAGGGCCGGTTTTATTACCGGCCATGTCGAAGGTTCCTTCCGTGACCATATCCATCGCTTTGCGGTCGGCTGCCATTTTATTGGCTCGATATTGCAACGTGGGGCTGTCGGCCGGAAGGATTCTACCCTCTTTGGCGGCCTCGGTGATATTGCCTTCACCGGTGGCCTTTTTTTCAAGAGTTTCTACCGGCAGCCAATCGTCTTCGAATAAGGTACGTACCCGGGCTATTCCTGAGAGCACTTTCTCCTTGGCGGTCTGGGCGATGCCGCGCCCCTTCCAATCGATATGAGCGATAACCCGAGCTTCCGAACCCTCGTTTCTCCATCTACTGATAATCCCCTTGCCGCTTTCGAGAGTCTCTTTAAGCTCTGGATGCTGCGCCAGGAATTGAGTGAACGATTCTGTGAATTTCGGCGCCATAATTTCCGGTTTAGCCGATTCTGTTAGATAATGCCGGACATACTCGGCAAATCCTTCATTCGGTCGAGACTTTGTCGGCTCATAATCGAGCTTGCCGAGTTCCTCTTTGTACCCGGGAAGGTCAGAAAATTTATACCCTTTGTCGATATGGTGAGCCACCTCATGAGTTAGCGCCGCCACATCCCCCCAGTCTTTCATCGCGATGGTTTCGGCTCTCTTATTGTAGGCTCCGGTGGCTTTCAGAATTCGTTCCCGCTTCCCTTTAAATCCGGTAAAAATAGGAACTCGCAATGACCGGCTGAAAAACTCCCTGATATGTTGCACTCCGACCGGTTCCCCTTCTTTCGGCATTGTCTCTTTAGCTATCTGAGCGGGGCCCTTGAAAGCCTCGAGTCCTTCGCCCGTTAATTTTCCTCCGGCCTCAGGAGGTTTGGTCGCCTTCTTCCCCTCGACCGCCTCTTTCAGCCCCGGCATTGACCCGCCGATGACAATCTTCTCAGGCATTTTTGCCGTTTCTTGGGGTGACGCTCGTTCTGCTTCAACCCTCACATAATTTTTGCCAGTAGCCAAGTCCATTTTGACCTGGGCCCCGGGCGGCAAAACTTCTTCCGGCGCAACTTCACGATAGGTCGCCGCCGGCACCTTTTTTATGGTGGGTTCAGCGGCGGCCTTATCCGCCACAGCGGAAGGGGCAGTTTCTTTCCCCGGTTTAATTCTACCACCGGAAACGCGATATTCCAGTTCCTGACGCGACATCCCGGCAATCTGCTCGGCTGTCAACGGCTCTTTTGAGAACCTCTGCATTTCAAGAAGTTCATCCATAAGTGAGGCGGTGGGAGATTCTTTTATTTGCCTGAGAGTGACATCTTGGGTTACTGGGATTTCCATCTTCGGTTCTTTCGGCTTCGGGACTTGCTCTAAGCCTGGAGCTTTAGCGGATTCACCTTGTTCTCTCACTTCGGCTACGGTTCTTTCAAACTCCGGCAAGTTAGCCCGATATTGAGACTTCGACATAGTGAGTCGCGGATTGGCGCCGGCCTTCATTGTTGCGCTTCCAGAACCAAAAACACTGGCCAAATCGAAGGCCAGTAGAACCGGATTTTGAGCATACATATCGAGAATCTCTTTAGAGGTCGGCGCCGGTTGTCTTTCCTGTCCGATATGCGGAGGCTCTTCTATTCCAGCCCCAAAGGCGTTTATCAGCCTCCTGGCGGCGTCGAAAGGATATCGAGCCAGTCCATAGGCGGTCTCGCCAGCCGCCTCGGCTGTGGCAAGCGGTCCCTTCAGCTGGGCTTCGACGACCGGCTGGAGAAATTCCGGAGCGCGAATTATGCCCTTAAGCGTTGCCTCCGCTCCCTTGATAAGCGTTTCCGGATGCGTGACAGGGAACCCTTTCGGATATTCGGTGGGTGAATAGAGCCAATTGGAAAAGCCGCCGGCAGCCGCCGGCTCTTCAGGCATAGGCGCAACTGCCGCTTGGCGCTTCAACCAGGGTCTCTGATGCTGCTCAGAAATCTCCACCGCCGTATCGGACGCAATTGCCGGAATTTTATTTTTTAACCAGGGACGCTCACCCATCTACTTCCCAAAAACTCCCTCTATTTGTCGTTTCCAATCATCATAGTCCGCGCTGCTTATGAGTCCCTTGCGAAGGTCCTCGTCGAGGTCTTTCATCGCCGCCTCTTTCGAGACGTAGCCGTTCCAGGTCGCCTGATTTGTCCATCCGGGCGCTTCCTCGGCCAGAACCCCACCGATGACCATCTTTCTATTCATATCTCGCAGCATTGCCTGCTTAAAAACCCCCGGGTCGTTACCGTACTGTGCCTTCTCCTGGCTATCCATAGCATTCCAGAGCCTTACCCATTCGGCCAGGCTGGGCTTTTCTTCCTCAGGTTTTTCGTTGCGGGCCAATTGTAAAGCCTCTTCTTTTGTCTTGCCCTGTTTCAGGTAGAACTGATATCGCTTTTCCAAGTCGCTGGGAGCATATACGGGAGGCCTCTTCTTCTCTTCCTGCTCCGCCGCGAAACGCTTCTCCGAAAGCCCGAGCCGGCGCAATTCTAATTCCCTGTTCCAGGCTTCGTTTCGCTGTTGGATGTCAAGGCGAGTATCTCTTTCAGCGGCCGCTTCCCGACGCTGACGCTCTTCTTCTTCCTGACCGAGATAAAATTTCTTCTGCTGCCAGTCAAACTGACGATTCTCCCTATCCATCTCCTCGCGTCTCAGCCGTTTCCTCTCCCGTAGGGCGTAGATATCCATCAATCCCTGGCTCAGTCGGCGCAGCGCCTCACTCAAGTCCGCTCTGGCTATTCCCATGCTCCCCTCGCTCTCCTTCTCGCCCTATACCCGGGCCAGGGCGGCGCGGGTGGAGTAGACATCACCCAGGTTTTGCTGCCGGCGGTTATAGAGGTTCTGATAAAACTCGGCCAGGGGCATATAAAGCGATTGGATAGTCGCGTTGGTCAGAGCCTGCTGCGTCAGTCCTGAGCGATTTCCAAATCGCGCTCCGGCCGTCTGCAAAAATTTCTTCAGCGCCGGCGCATTGGCCAGCTGCAGCATCCGCGACATTTTGTTCAGTTCATTCTGGTCGATATCGGCGGTCAACTGCTCTTCCAATTCCGGAAGCTTCCAGTAGGACTGCTCACCGACTCCCAGGCGCCGGTTGAGGATATCCCGTTCCGGCTTGCTTAGTTTTCCGCCGCCGCCGACCAGACCACTGGCGGTGCTTCCCAGGACAGAGCCGATTGCCAGAAATTCATCAATTCCGAAAGCCATTTGTTCTACCTCCCTTTTTTAGTCTATTCCGACCGGTTTGACGATACAGTCAATCCCGTCTATCTTCACTTTGGTTATGTTCTTATCCACGGCGTTCATAATCGGCTCTATCTGCAGATTAAACCAGTGCGCGGTATGGAGGGTGCTCTGGTCGACATATCTTTTGGCGTGAGCGTAAGAGAGAGAATCGAAAGTAAGCGTGTCCAGTTTCTGACCGTCTTCGTTATAGACCCTGACTCTAACCAGAGGGTCACCGGCGGCCGTGTCATCGATATTAGACAGCCAATCAGAGCGCAAGTAGGCCGCCTCAAAATTCACCGGCTCCAGGCTGCGGGCAATCCCCCGTTTCTCGTAAAGAGGATAAATCCGATACCCCCCCTCATCGAGGGAATCGTTGTAGTCGAGTTTATAGAGAAGGTCTGATCCCGGGCTCACAAAGCAGAAATCCCGAAAGGGCGCCAGGTTAACCCGATTGAGGGTATCATACATAACCGCGTCATGGAAATCCAGGTAGGTCCAGAAAGACCAGCCATTGGTCTTGAAAAAATGAGCCCAGGTGGTGTCGGTATTGGGATAAGAGAAAAGCAAAATATCATCGAAAATCCGCATCGCCGCCGCCGTCATGCTGTCAGGGCTTCTAACGATATAATTGCGGATGTTGTCGGAAATATAACGGCGCGAGAGTGACTGGTCGCGGTAGATATTCCCCGTCTCCAGGGAGATTCCTTTCCGGTCCAGAAAAATATTGGCGCCGTTATAATTGACGAACCCCTGGCGGGCAATCTGTCCGACGCCCGATTCCTTCTTACTGCGATTATAGACATTCCCATCCTGGGTATAGATTATCAAGATGGAATTGTGCCGATAAAGAATCAGATACCCC is part of the Candidatus Zixiibacteriota bacterium genome and encodes:
- a CDS encoding LPD38 domain-containing protein; protein product: MPEEPAAAGGFSNWLYSPTEYPKGFPVTHPETLIKGAEATLKGIIRAPEFLQPVVEAQLKGPLATAEAAGETAYGLARYPFDAARRLINAFGAGIEEPPHIGQERQPAPTSKEILDMYAQNPVLLAFDLASVFGSGSATMKAGANPRLTMSKSQYRANLPEFERTVAEVREQGESAKAPGLEQVPKPKEPKMEIPVTQDVTLRQIKESPTASLMDELLEMQRFSKEPLTAEQIAGMSRQELEYRVSGGRIKPGKETAPSAVADKAAAEPTIKKVPAATYREVAPEEVLPPGAQVKMDLATGKNYVRVEAERASPQETAKMPEKIVIGGSMPGLKEAVEGKKATKPPEAGGKLTGEGLEAFKGPAQIAKETMPKEGEPVGVQHIREFFSRSLRVPIFTGFKGKRERILKATGAYNKRAETIAMKDWGDVAALTHEVAHHIDKGYKFSDLPGYKEELGKLDYEPTKSRPNEGFAEYVRHYLTESAKPEIMAPKFTESFTQFLAQHPELKETLESGKGIISRWRNEGSEARVIAHIDWKGRGIAQTAKEKVLSGIARVRTLFEDDWLPVETLEKKATGEGNITEAAKEGRILPADSPTLQYRANKMAADRKAMDMVTEGTFDMAGNKTGPSLREALAPISNQKKQFALYGTARRALELHKRGINPGIDLADATFIRDKYESRLFRKAFEDYQAFNDRVWDYVVESGAIERQAVDAMKALNNEYFPFYRVMDSRADLASLSTSTRWANLPSPVKKIRGSGRQIINPYHSMVKNVSFLIGLADKARVGRALAKLADSHEGLGAFIREVELPKATTKFNLEQLEGQLKEAGVDVSRASLDQIVTVYTNAATRAINRDNIITLVVDGKKKAYQVHADIYKTLMSMDRMHQPFFIKYFFAPVARAVRLGATGLRPGFSLITNPLRDIQGAWLQSEFIRPDRFPDAMAKATIDRFNPSSETKELYARSGVDMAHFIGADRKSLEKAARQVLASDAKKKTMNVVSHPIEALKEVLSVTESIPRLAEFEAAYKKGEQLYGKKSESAQILASAAARDVTVNFTRMGAYGSVINQIIPFWNANVQGLAKFIRFAREHPIKASTKAVASLTIPTAILWNIHKDEQWYKELPAWEKYSFWHFNLGKNPDGSDKILRLPKPFEWTVAYAGGPELALNYFYSKDPEALKEGMRAIVDQITPGQTFEINGVPFPAPVDLPPSIKVPIELWANYDFFRDRPIDPYWEAKSKDPKDRFSPYTTETAKFIGKTFGLSPRKIDHLLQGMTGGLASGIVRTVETGVKAAASGEIPEIAHPANIPVVGRLFTRTETPEAREKRIQFEQKELIQRLARLREKGKDAEADKLIEEWNNRYPDFRY